A single genomic interval of Schistocerca americana isolate TAMUIC-IGC-003095 unplaced genomic scaffold, iqSchAmer2.1 HiC_scaffold_107, whole genome shotgun sequence harbors:
- the LOC124560157 gene encoding uncharacterized protein DKFZp434B061-like, whose translation MPPRRVGLADRTASPPRRVGLADRTASPPRGVGLADRTASPPRRVGLADRTASPPRRGRPHCLAASPRGPGRPHWLAASPPRRIAASPPRRLAASPPRRLAASPPRRLAASPPRRLAASPPRRLAAWAWPTALPRRLAASPPRRVGLADRTASPPRRVGLADRTASPPRRVGLADRTASPPRRGRAHCLATSPRPSALPRRLAAAERTASPPRRVGLADRTAPPPRRVGLADCTALPRRLAASPPRRVGLADRTASPPRRVGLADRTASPRRPGRPHCLAASPRGPGRPHCLAA comes from the coding sequence atgccgcctcgccgcgtgggcctggccgaccgcactgcctcgccgcctcgccgcgtgggcctggccgaccgcactgcctcgccgcctcgcggcgtgggcctggccgaccgcactgcctcgccgcctcgccgcgtgggcctggccgaccgcactgcctcgccaccTCGCcgcggccgaccgcactgccttgccgcctcgccgcgtgggcctggccgaccgcactggctcgccgcctcgccgcctcgccgcatcgccgcctcgccgcctcgccgcctcgccgcctcgccgcctcgccgcctcgccgcctcgccgcctcgccgcctcgccgcctcgccgcctcgccgcctcgccgcctcgccgcctcgccgcctcgccgcgtgggcctggccgaccgcactgcctcgccgcctcgccgcctcgccgcctcgccgcgttggcctggccgaccgcactgcctcgccgcctcgccgcgtgggtttggccgaccgcactgcctcgccgcctcgccgcgtgggcctggccgaccgcactgcctcgccgcctcgccgcggccGAGCGCACTGCCTAGCCACCTCGCCGCGGCCgagcgcactgcctcgccgcctcgccgcggccgagcgcactgcctcgccgcctcgccgcgtgggcctggccgaccgcactgccccgCCGCCTCGAAGAGTGGGCCTGGCCGACTGCactgcactgcctcgccgcctcgccgcctcgccgcctcgccgcgtaggcctggccgaccgcactgcctcgccgcctcgccgcgtgggcctggctgaccgcactgcctcgccgcgtaggcctggccgaccgcactgcctcgccgcctcgccgcgtgggcctggccgaccgcactgcctcgccgcctga